CTCGACGAACGTCGGGAGAAGCTTCCGGACCTGCTGCTCGGCGTAGTAGATGTCGCGGAGCGTGTGGAGGAAGAGGTCGTCGAGGGAGGTGATGGCGGACATAGAAGGAAAAGGATGTAGGAGAGGGCAGGAGGCGTACCGGGGCCTGCCATGGCCGTTCCTCCGATCGCGTGACCTCTGCATGAGTCCCGGGGCCGGCGCGAACCCGCCGCGACCCACCCGCGTGCCCGACGCCCCCCTCCCCTCCCCCTCGCATGACCCACTACGACCTCCACGACGTGTCGATGCCCGCGCTCGGCCTCGGCACCTGGCAGATGCGCGGCGCCGAGGCCCGCCGCGCTGTCGAGCACGCCCTCGCGATCGGCTACCGCCACGTCGACACGGCGGCGATGTACGGGAACGAGGCCGAGGTCGGCGCGGCCCTGGCCGCCTCGGGCGTCCCACGGGCCGACGTCTTCCTCACCACGAAGGTGTGGCGCGACCGCGTGGCGCCGTCAAAGCTGGGGGCGTCCGCCGACGAGAGCCTCCGCGCGCTCGGGACCGACTACGTCGACCTCCTCCTGCTCCACTGGCCGAACCCGGAGATCGAGTTGGAGGCCCAGCTCGAGGCGCTCGCGGCCGTGCGCGAGGCGGGCAAGGCGCGGCTCATCGGCGTCTCGAACTACCCCGCCGAGATGCTGCGCGACGCGCTCGAGCTCGTCCCGGACCTCGCCGTCGACCAGGTCGAGTACCACGCGGCGCTCGGTCAGGAGCCGCTGCTCGATCTAATCCGCGAGCGCGGCCTCGTGCTCACGGCCTACAGTCCGCTCGCGCAGGGCGAGCTCCTGCGGAACGAGACGGTCCGCGAGATCGCCGAGGCGCGCGGGGTGGGGCCGGCGCAGGTGGCGTTGGCGTGGCTCCTCGGGCAGGACCGCGTGACCGCCATCCCTAAGGCGTCGTCGGACGCGCACCGCCAGGCGAACCTCGACGCGGCCGAGCTGTCACTCACCGACGACGAGCGCGCCCGCCTCGACGCCCTGCCCAAAGACCGCCGGACCATCGACCCGGCCTGGGGGCCCGACTGGAACCGGTAGCTGGATTCGGAGGGCCGCGGGCCGGAGCTTGCCACCCCCTCACCGCCCGCCCATGTCGTCCCCCCTCTCCCGTCCCGACGTCTGGAACGCCGTCGCCGACGGCTACGCCGAGGACCTCGTCCCGCTCTTCTCGCGCTACGCCGCCGACGCCCTCCGGCTGGCGGGAGTCTCGGCGGGCGACCGCGTGCTCGACGTCGCCGCCGGCCCCGGGACGCTGTCGTTCCTCGCCGTCGAGTGGGGCGCCGAGGTCGTCGCCCTCGACTTTTCCGACGCGATGGTCGCCGCGCTCCGGCGCCGCTCCGAGGCGGAGAGCGTCGCCGTCGAGGTCGTCCCCGGCGACGGGCAGGCGCTCCCGTTCGACGACGGCGCCTTCGACCGGGCGTTCTCGATGTTCGGGCTCATCTTTTTTCCCGACCCCGCCGCCGGCCTCCGGGAGGCCCACCGCGTCCTGCGGCCGATGGGCCGACTGGCGGTGTCGAGTTGGGCCCCGATGGACGGCGTCCCGCTCCTCCAGACGTGCTTCGGCGCGGTCGCCGCACACCTGCCGGATTTCCCATTCGGCGAGGGGCGGGCGCCGTTCGGACAGCCCGAGGAGTTGCAGGACGCCTTCGAGGCCGCCGGTTTCCGCGACGTCGAGGTCCACACCGTGACGCACCGGACGGAGGCGACGTCGGCCGCGTCGTTCTGGGCGACGAACGAACGGAGCTCCGCCCCTCTCGCGCTGATCCGCCAGCACCTCGCGCCCGACGCCTGGGCCGACCTCCGCGAGGACGTGGTCGGAACCATTGAGCGCGACCTCGGCGACGGCCCCTACGCGATGGAATGGCCGGCCCGGATCGCCGTCGGCACGCGGCCCTGAACCGAAACCGCCCGCCTCGACGCCGAGGCGGGCGGACCCGAAAGCGAGACGGAGAGCGCGCTTACGCGCCGGCCGCCGTGATCTGCACCGGCACGCCGACCGTCCCCCAGTGGAGGACCATCGTCGCCGCGTCCTCCGAGACGTCCTCGAACCGGATCTCGAACTGCTCCTGCATGGGGGCGTCGGTCACCGGCTCGGCCATGACGCGGACGCGGTCCTCGGCCTCGTCGTAGCGGAAGGCGCCCCACTGCTCGGCCACGTCGTTGAGGATGACGGTCCACTCGCCGTCGCCGGGGATCGCGAACAGGGCGTAGGTCCCAGCCGGGACGTCCTCGCCGCCGAACGTCACGGCATCGGAGAAAGTGACGGTGGCCGCCTCGTTGGCGCCGGTGCGCCAGACCTCGCCGGCGGGGGCCAGCTCGGCGCCGTCGGTGAAGTAGGCCCGGCCGCGGAGGCTCGGGCGGCCGTACTGGACGAGCACGTCGGTCGTGCCGACGGTCGTGCCGACGTACGCGTTGGGGCTCGGGCGGGCCTCATCAGAGGCGCGCGGCGGGGCGTCCATGAACACGCCGTCGCCGGGCATGTCCGCGCCCATCTCGTCCGTCATGTCGTCCTGCGCACAGGCGGCGGGGACGAGGAGCACCGCGACGAGCGCGGCGAGAAAGGAGAATCGCATGGGGTGGAGGGTGTCGGATTGGGGAGCCGGCGAAGCTACGCGGCTCGCCCGTCTCCCGATCCCTCACGGCCGTGCCCTCCAGAGGCGCCGGTCCCGGTCGCGGGGCGAGTCGGCGAGTCGCCCTCTCCGAACGCGCGGAACGACCCCGCCCGCCTCGACGCCGAGGCGGACGGAGCCGACGCTACCGGACGGCCCGCGCGACCGCCAGCACGTCGGCGAGGACGCCGGCGGCGGTGACCTCGGCGCCCGCCCCCGGGCCCTGGACGACGAGCGGCGAGACGGCGTACCGGTCCGTCGCGATCTCGACGAGGTTGTCGGCCTCGGAGAGGCGGCCGAGCGGCGACTCCGCCGGCACCGCCCGCGCGCCGACGCTCAAGCGGGCGCCGTCGCCCTCCGCCCGGAGCTCGGCGACGTAGCGGAGCCGCTGGCCGGCCCGCTCCGCCTCGGCGGCCCGCTCGGCCCAGGCGGCATCGGCCGCGGCGAGGGCCTCGGCCACGAGCGTGACCGGCACGTGCTTCGCCTCGTCCGGCACGAGGCTCTCGACCTCGACGTCGCTCCGCTCCACCCGGAGCCCCGCCGACCGCGCGAGGATGAGCAGCTTCCGCGCGACGTCCTCGCCCGAGAGGTCGTCGCGGACGTCGGGCTCGGAGTAGCCCTGCTCGTGGGCCCATCGCGCGGCCGTCGAGAACGGCGCGCCCTTCTCGATCTGCCCGAACAGGTACGTCATCGTCCCGGAGAGGACACCCCGCACGGACCGGACGTGATCGCCCGTCGCGACGAGGTCTTCGATGGTGCGGACGACCGGGAGCCCGGCCCCGGCCGTCGTCTCGTAGCGGTAGTGAACGGCGCCGGACGCGCTGAGCTGACGGAGCCGGTCGTACGAACCCTGCGACCGCGTGTTGGCCAGCTTCGACGGCGTGACCACGCTGACGCCCGACGCCAACAGCCCTTCGACGAGGTCGGCGATCTCGGGCGCGCCGGTCGCGTCGACGAACACGGTCGGCGTGCCGGCGGCGTGCGCCGCCAGCCGGTTGACGAGCGCGGGCCAGTCGGGCGGGACCGGCTGGAGCCCGGGGGCGGCCGCGTCGAGCCCGTCGAAGTCGACCACGGACCGCCGACGCGAGCACGCGCCGACGAGCCGGAGCGCGCCGCCGCCGAGGCCGGCGATCTGACGCAGAAGTGCCCCGCCGACGGTGCCGACGCCGGCGACGAAGACGCTCAGCGGTTTGGCAGGCTCGGGGGACGGACAGAGGGCGAGCGAAGACATGAATCGGGGAGGAGAGAACGCACGCCGACGACGTCAGGCCGCGAGGAACCCGGTGTCGGCGAGGAAAGGGCGGACGAGCGCGTCGAGCGCGTCGAAGTCGACGAGAAAGGCGTCGTGGCCGAAGGGCGAGTCGAGCTCGGCGTAGCGGCCGGCGGGTACCAGGTCGGCGAGCGCGCGCGTCTCGGCGGGTGGGTAGAGAACGTCGGATGAGATGCCGACGCAGAGCGCGTCGGCGCGGAGCCGGCCGAGCGCCGTCGCGGCGTCGACGCGCTGCCCCCCGCGCCCGACGTCGTGCGTGTCCATCGCCTCCGTCAGGCGGACGTAGGCGCCGGCGTCGAACCGGCCGGCCAGCTTGGCGCCCTGGTAGCGGAGGTAGCTCTCGACGGCGAAGCGCGGGTCTGTGGGCTCGAAACGCGGTTCGTGCGGCGTCCGGCCGAACCGCTCGGCGTAGAGCTCGGCGCTCCGGTACGTCGTCATGGCCATGGCGCGGGCCGCGGCCAGGCCCGCCTCGGGCGGACTGTCGGCAGGGAAGTCGCCGCCCTGCCAGCGCGGGTCGGCGCGGATCGCCATCCGCTGGGCCTCCGAGATCCCGATCTGCCACGCCCCGTGCTGCGCGCCCATCCCCACGAGGACGAGCCGCCGGACGCGGTCCGGCCCCGCCTCGCGGTCGACGAGCGCCAGCTCCAGCGCCTGCATCCCGCCCATCGACGCGCCGACGGCGAGGGCCACCTCGCGCACGCCAAGGTGGTTGAGGAGCCGCGCGTGGAGCCGGGCCTGGTCGCGGATCGTGACAGACGGGAAACGGCTTCCGAAGCGGCGCCCGTCGGCGTCGAGCGTGCCGGGCCCCGTCGTCCCGTAGCACGAGCCGAGGGCGTTGGCGCACACGACGAACTGGCGCTCGGGGTCGACGAGGCGGCCCGAGCCGACGAGGCCGGGCCACCACGCCGCGGCGTCGGAGTCGCCCGTAAGCGCGTGGCACACGACGGCCGCGTTGGACGCGGCGGCGTCGAGCGCGCCCCACGTCCGGAACGCGACGGTCACGTCGGGCAGGCGCACGCCCGCCTCGGTCGTGAACGGACCGAGGCGGACGGACCGGAGCTCGCCGGCGGCCGGCGGGGCGCTCACCCGACCAGCAGAGGGCATTCGAGGGCGCGTCAGAGGAGTGGAGACAGACATGGGAAGGAGAGTCCGGGGCGGGAATCGAACCCGCGGGTAGCGGTTTTGCAGACCGCCGCGTTTGCCACTTCGCCACCCGGACCGGGGGCCGAACCGACCGTCGCTCGCTCTGGGGCGCCGCCTCACCCGACGGCGCCCCAGAGCCGACCGGTGCCGGCCGGGGCCTAGGCGGTCACGAGTGTCTTGGCAAAGGCCTGCTCGAAGTCGGCGAGGATGTCGTCGATGTGCTCGAGGCCGACCGAGACGCGGACGAGCTCGGGCGTCACGCCGGACTCGCGCTGCTCGCGGTCGGAGAGCTGCTGGTGGGTGGTGGAGGCGGGGTGGATGACGAGCGTCTTGGCATCGCCGACGTTGGCGAGGTGGCTCGCCAGCTCGACGCCCTCGATGAACGCCTGGCCGGCCTCCTTCCCGCCGCGGATGCCGAAGCTCAGGACGGCGCCGAACGTCCCCTCGCGGAAGTAGTGCTTGGCCCGCTCGTGCGAATGGTGGCCCTCCAGGGACGGGTGCCAGACCCACTCGACGGCGTCGTGCGCGTCGAGCCAAGCGGCGAGCTTGTTCGCGTTCTCGGCGTGGCGCTGGGCCCGCAGCGAGAGCGTCTCGACGCCCTGGAGCAGCTGGAACGCGTTGAACGGCGAGAGCGCCGGGCCGAAGTCGCGGAGCGCCTCGACACGCGCCCGGATGATGAACGCGATGTTGCCGAAGTCCGAGTCCGGGTTGAACACGTCCGAGAACACGAGCCCGTGATAGGCCTCGTTCGGCTCGGTGAAGAGCGGGAACTTGCCGTTGCGCCAGTCGAAGTTGCCCGAGTCCACGATCACCCCGCCGATCGACGTGCCGTGCCCGCCGATCCACTTCGTCGCCGAGTGCGTCACGATGTCGACGCCGTGATCGATGGGGCGGACGAAGTAGCCGCCGGCGCCGAACGTGCTGTCGACGACGAGCGGGACGCCCACCTCGTGCGCGGCGTCGGCGAGGCCACGGAAGTCGGGGACCGTGAGGTCGGGGTTGCCGAGCGTCTCGGCGAAGAAGGCCTTCGTGTTCTCGTCGGCGAGGGCCTTGTAGGCCTCGGGCGAGTCGTCGTCGCCCTCGACGAAGCGGGTCTCGATGCCGAGCCGCTTGAGCGAGACCTTGAGGAGGTTGTACGTGCCGCCGTAGAGCTTGCTGCTCGCCACGATGTTGTCGCCGGCCTGGGCGATCGTCGTGAACACGAGCGTGTGCGCGGCCTGACCCGAGGCGACGGCGAGGGCGGCGGCGCCCCCTTCGAGCGCGGCGATCCGCTGCTCGAACACGTCCGTCGTCGGGTTCATAATTCGGGTGTAGATGTTCCCGAACTCCTCAAGCCCGAACAGCTTCGCGGCGTGGCTCGCGTCGTTGAACGTGTACGATGTGGTCTGGTAGATGGGGACGGCCCGGGCGTTCGTCGTCGGGTCGGGCGTCTGCCCAGCGTGGAGCTGGAGCGTGTCGAAGTGGAGGGGGCGGTCGCTCATGGCGGAGGGGGTGTGGGTCTGGAGACCGCGGCGCGGAGGGGAACGCAAAAACCCCCTCCCGGCCGGGCCAGGAGGGGGTTGCGAAGGGGGCTCGTCCGGTGTCTACCGGCGCCCGTGGCGCGACCGCTCCTGGCCTGTGTGGGCCATACAGCACATAATCATCATCCCCATGCAGCGCATGGCGGCCGGAGCGGTGATGATGTGCGAGGAGCGGGTCACGAGAATGTGGGTGTCGACGGGGGGACCGTCTGCGAGACAAGGTGTGGGTCGTTGCGCCGCGAGCGCAAGTCCCTGGAAAACAAAAAGCGCTTCCGGAGTCCTCACGCCCTCATTTTCCCGGTTTCGGCCCTCCCCTCCCCACCGACTCCGCCCGCCTCGGGGAGTCCGAGGGCCGAGTCGCCGAGGCGGGCGATGGAGCAGCTCTAGACGGCGTTGCCCCTAAGACCGGTCTCCCCCCTTCCCGTACGAATGGCGAAAAGGTCAGGCTTCTTCCAACCATGGTAAGCAGTTGGCGATCGAGCGGCTACCAGAACAGCTTCCCGCAGATGCTCTTCAGGGACCACATACGGTTGCCATCTCTCAGACTTCTCTCCGCTCGCGCCGAACAGGAAAAAGTCTAGGTCCCTACGCCCTCCAAGTCGTACCGCTGGGATCACGAGGTAGTGGTACTTGGCATTGTCATAACCAGCCATGACATAGACATCCGCATCCTTCCCGGCCTTACCCTGGAGGTACCTGAAGCATAGGCGCCGCCTGGTTCCATAAGGCGTTTCAGCATCGAAAGCTACCGCATGTTTGATCTCGATCCGGATGTCACCCAGAAGTCCATCCACCTTGTGGTGGCCGGAGGTCTGTTGCGCGCCCAGGAGGTGACAGACGTATGCCTCCGTGAACTGGCTCGACTTCATTACGTCGAATCCCGCGTGCTCCAAGACCAAGCTGCGGAGAGCTTTCAACTCCATGGGGCGAAGACGCTATAGAACAAGAATTGGCCTTGCGGCGCGAGGGTTAAGGGAGATGGTAGTGCCAAGCCACATCGCCTGCCACTCATGAGTCACTCCCGCACTACGAGCCTTTCCCCCGCCTCGGGGAGTCCGCCGACCGAGTCGCCGAGGCGGAGGCGGCTAGACGAACGCCGACAGCCCGGTGACGGCGCGACCCGTGATGAGCACGTTCATCTCGCGGCTCCCCTCGTACGAGTACACGGCCTCGGCGTCCGCGAAGAGGCGGGCGACGTGGTGCTCCAGCAGGATCCCGTTGCCGCCGAGGAGCCCGCGCCCGATGCTCGCCGACTCCCGCATCTTGTCGACGCAGAACACCTTCGCGAGCGAGGCCCGCGCGTGGAGTTGCTTGGGGTCGTCGTAGGTGGCGGCGAGGGCGAGGATGAAGGCCTGCAGCGCGACGGCGTTGCCGAGCATCCGGACGAGCCCTTCCTGCACCAGCTGGAAGCTGGCGATCGGCTTGCCGAACTGGACGCGCTCGGTGCAGTAGCGGTGCGTCTGCTCGTAGAGGCCCATCGCCATCCCGCAGGCCTCCCACGCCACGCCCGCCCGGGCCGTGCCGAGCTGGGCCGAGACGTCGCGGAACGAGTCCACGCCCGGGAGCCGGTTGGCCTCGGGCACCTCGACGTTCTCCAGCCGGATGTCGACGTTCTGGACGGCCCGCTTGGCGATCTTGCCCTGGAGCTTCTCGACGTGGAAGCCGGGCGTGCCCTTCTCGACGAGGAAGCCCTTGACCTCGCCTTCGTGCGTCGACTTCGCCCAGATCACCGTGACGTCGGCGAAGGTGGCGTTGCCGGACCACTTTTTGGCGCCGTTGAGCGTCCACGTGTCGCCGTCGCGCGTGGCCGTGGTCTCCAGCCCGAGCGACGCGTCGGAGCCGTGGGCGGGCTCGGTGAGGGCCCACGAGCCGAACGCCTCCATCCGCTCCAGCGGACCGATCCACCGCTCCTTCTGCTCGTCGCTCCCGAACATCCAGATCGACACCATGCAGAGGCCCCAGCTCACGCCGAGGAACGTGCCGAGCGACGGGTCCACACGCGGGATCTCTAGGCCGACGAGGCCGGCGGCGACGGGGTCGGTGCAGTAGCGCTGCGCCGGGTTCTCGCCGAGCGCCTCACGGAGCGTCGCCGCGAGGGGGTCGACGAGATCGAACGGCATCTCGGCCCGCTCCCAGTAGTCGTTGGCGACCGGCTCGACCTGCTCGACCATGAACCGCCGGACGGTCTTCCGGATGTGCTGCTGGTCGTCGGTCAGGCTCCGCTCGAAGACCTCGTAGAAATCCTCCGGCGGCGGCTTCGGCCCGCGCGTCTTCTTGCTCGCCCCGTTCCCGCCGGCGGTCGCGCTGAGGAGCTTCGCGAGCTTCTCCTCGGGCATCGCGTCCAAAAACCGGAGAACGGTCTCGACGTCGAGCTTCTTGGAGAGGCGCTCGACGAGGGCGTCGTCGATGAGGGTCGTGCTCATGGGATCAGTCGTACAGATTCGAGAGCCGGCCGCGGTCGACGGCGCGCACGGCGGCGTCGCCGCAGGCGCGGACGGTGTGGATCAGGTGCTCGAAGCGGGGGTCTTTCGCGTGGCCGGCCGTCCAGCGTGCGTAGATCTGCTGCGCGATGACGGCCAGCTTGACGAGCCCGTAGACGTAGTAGACCACGGCGTCGCCGACGTCGCGGCCGGTCGCTTCGGCGTAGCGGGCCACGAGGTCGTCGCGCGTCGGGTTGCCGGGCCACCACGTCGGCGAGAGCGCGAGGGCCTTGAGCGCCGGGCTGTCGCCCTGCTCGACCCAGTAGCCGAGCGTCGAGCCGAGGTCCATCAGCGGGTCGCCGACGGTCGCCAGTTCCCAGTCGAGGATCGCACGGACCAGCCCGCCCCCCTCCGCCTCGGTGACTCCGTCGGCCGGCTCCTCGAGGCGGGCGGGGTCGAGGACGAGGTTGTCGTACTTGTAGTCGTTGTGGATGAGGGCAGCGCCGGACTCGCCCGGCTGGTTCGCGTCGAGCCAGACGAAGGCCGCGTCGAGGTCGGGGATCGCGTCCGTCTTCGCCGTCTCGTAGCGCCGCCGCCAGCCCTCGACCTGCCGGCGGACGTAGCCCTCGGGCTTCCCGAAGTGCGCCAGCCCGACCTCTTCGAGGTCGACCGCGTGGAGGCCGGCGAACGTCCGGACGAACGCGTCAGCGACGCGGGTCATGGCACCGGCGTCAATCGGGTCGTCCGTCGTGCGGAGGATGACGCCCTCCACGCGCTCCATCACGTAGAACGGCGCGCCGAGGACGTCGCCGGTCTCCTCGTAGCCGAGGGGCTCGGGGACCGGTACGTGGCCGTGAAGCGCCCCCAGGATCGTGGCCTCGCGGCCCATGTCGTGCCCGTCGGTCACGTTCGCGCCCGGCGGCGGCCGCCGCAGCACGATCTCGCGGTCGCCGACCGTGACGAGGTAGGTCAGGTTCGAGAACCCGCTCGGGAACTGGCGGACGTCGAGGTCGCCGTCGGCGCCGAGCGTGTCGCGGAGCCACGCCGCCAGCGCGTCCCGATCGAGCGGGACGCGGACGTCGGTCGGCTGGTCGAGGGCGGGCATCAGGCGATCAGGCGAGGAGGACCCAGCACGACTCCCCAGCCCGTGTCGTCCTGAGCGAGCGGAGCGAGTCGAAGGATCTCCGGCGAGCAGCACGCCCACGAGGACTCCCGGGCGCCGTGCCCTACGGAGATCCTCCGACTCCGGCCGCTGCGCGGCCTCCGCTCAGGATGACAGAGGAAGAGGATCAGCGCCATCAGGCCGCGGTGATGCCGCCGTCGAGTGGGAGCGCGAGGCCGGTGAGAAACCGCGCGTCGGGGCCGCAGAGGTAGAGGATGGCCGCGGCGATCTCCGCGACCGTCCCCAGCCGACCGACCGGGATCCGCCGTTCGAGCGTGTCGCCCAGCTTCGGGTCGTAGGTCTTGATGTCGTCGACCATCGGCGTGTCGGTGAACACGGGGCAGACGGCGTTGACCGTCACGCCCGTCCGCGCCACCTCCAGCGCCGCGGCCCGCGTGACGCCGACGGCCGCGTGCTTCGAGGCGCAGTACGCCACCGACCCCGCGAACCCGGCGATGCCCGCCACGCTCGCCACGTTGACGACGCTCCCCCGCCCCGCCGGCACCATGTGTCGCAGCGCGTGTTTCGTCCCGTAGAACACGCCGCCGGCGTTGACGGCCAGCGTCTTCTCCCAGTCGTGGTCCGGGTAGTCGGCCGTCGGCGCGCGGAGGCCGCCGACGCCGGCGTTGTTGATCATGGCGTCGATCCGCCCCCAATGCTCGACCGCGCCGTCGACGAGCGCCGCGACCTCGCCGGCGTCCGACACGTCGCAACGCTCGAACACCGCGGCTCCGCCCGCCTCGGCCACGAGGCGGACCGTCTCGGCCCCGCCGCCCTCGTTCACGTCGGCGACGACGACGCGGGCGCCCTCGCGGGCGAACTGCAGCGCCGTCTCGCGGCCGATGCCGCTGGCGGCGCCGGTGACGACGGCGACGGTGTCTTCGAACCGAGGGTCGGGCATGGGATCAGCGCTTGATGGAGTAGCCGCGCGCCTTCAACTCCTCGCGCGCGACCACCGATTTGTGGACTTCGTCGGGCCCGTCGTAGATGCGGGCGGCGCGCTCGTGGCGGGCCCAGAAGGCGATGGGCGTGTCGTCGAGCATCCCCAGCCCGCCGTGGGTCTGGAGCGCCCGGTCGAGCACGCGCTGGAGCACGCCGGCCACGAAAAACTTGATGGCCGAGACCTGGACCCGCGCGGCCTTCTGGCCCTCCACGATGGAGTCCGCCTCGGCGATGCGACGGGCCGTGTCGAGCACGTAGAGCCGGGCCGCGTCGATCTCGGCGCGGCTCTCGGCGATCCACGTCTGGACCATCTCGCGCGTCGCCAGCGACCGGCCGGGCGCCAGCTCGCGCGAGCCGGCGTAGTCGCACATGAGGTCGAACGCGCGCTCGCAGATGCCGAGCCACCGCATGCAGTGGTGGATCCGACCCGGCCCCAGCCGCTCCTGCGCGAGCAGAAAGCCGCCGCCCCGCGGCCCGAGCAGGTTCTCCGCCGGCACGCGGACGCCGGTCAGGCGGATCTCCGAATGGGAAAACCACCCGGCGCCCTCGGCGCCCATCACCGGCAGCTTGCGGACGTGCTGGACGCCGTCGGCGTCGGTCGGCACGATCACCATGGACGCCCGCGCGTAGCGGTTCTCGGCGTCGGGGTCGGTCACGGCCATGACAATGCAGAAGGCCGCGCCGTCGAAGGCCGTCGTGAACCACTTGTGGCCGTCGAGCACCCAGTCGTCGCCCTCCCTTCGCGCCGTCGTGGACATCACGGTCGGGTTCGAGCCGGCGTGCTCGGGCTCCGTCATCCCGAAGCACGAGCGGACGTCGCCGCGGAGGAGCGGCTCCAAGAACAGCCCGCGCTGGCGGCCGTCGGCGTGCGTGAGCAGGAGCTCCATGTTGCCGGCGTCGGGCGCTTGGCAGTTGAAGGCGTAGTGGCCGAGCGGGCTCCGCCCCAGCGCCTCGCTCACGCGGCCGAACCCGTCGAGCCCTAGCCCGAGGCCGCCGTGGTCGGACGACAGGTGCGGGTTCCACAGGCCGAGGTCGCGGACCTGGGCCCGCTTCTCCTCCATCGCCGGAATCAGCGCGTCGAAGTCGCCGGCGAGCAGGAGCCCTTCGAGCGGCACCAGCTCCGCATCGAC
This sequence is a window from Rubrivirga marina. Protein-coding genes within it:
- a CDS encoding aldo/keto reductase, which translates into the protein MTHYDLHDVSMPALGLGTWQMRGAEARRAVEHALAIGYRHVDTAAMYGNEAEVGAALAASGVPRADVFLTTKVWRDRVAPSKLGASADESLRALGTDYVDLLLLHWPNPEIELEAQLEALAAVREAGKARLIGVSNYPAEMLRDALELVPDLAVDQVEYHAALGQEPLLDLIRERGLVLTAYSPLAQGELLRNETVREIAEARGVGPAQVALAWLLGQDRVTAIPKASSDAHRQANLDAAELSLTDDERARLDALPKDRRTIDPAWGPDWNR
- a CDS encoding class I SAM-dependent methyltransferase, with amino-acid sequence MSSPLSRPDVWNAVADGYAEDLVPLFSRYAADALRLAGVSAGDRVLDVAAGPGTLSFLAVEWGAEVVALDFSDAMVAALRRRSEAESVAVEVVPGDGQALPFDDGAFDRAFSMFGLIFFPDPAAGLREAHRVLRPMGRLAVSSWAPMDGVPLLQTCFGAVAAHLPDFPFGEGRAPFGQPEELQDAFEAAGFRDVEVHTVTHRTEATSAASFWATNERSSAPLALIRQHLAPDAWADLREDVVGTIERDLGDGPYAMEWPARIAVGTRP
- a CDS encoding DUF2911 domain-containing protein yields the protein MRFSFLAALVAVLLVPAACAQDDMTDEMGADMPGDGVFMDAPPRASDEARPSPNAYVGTTVGTTDVLVQYGRPSLRGRAYFTDGAELAPAGEVWRTGANEAATVTFSDAVTFGGEDVPAGTYALFAIPGDGEWTVILNDVAEQWGAFRYDEAEDRVRVMAEPVTDAPMQEQFEIRFEDVSEDAATMVLHWGTVGVPVQITAAGA
- a CDS encoding aspartate kinase, which encodes MSSLALCPSPEPAKPLSVFVAGVGTVGGALLRQIAGLGGGALRLVGACSRRRSVVDFDGLDAAAPGLQPVPPDWPALVNRLAAHAAGTPTVFVDATGAPEIADLVEGLLASGVSVVTPSKLANTRSQGSYDRLRQLSASGAVHYRYETTAGAGLPVVRTIEDLVATGDHVRSVRGVLSGTMTYLFGQIEKGAPFSTAARWAHEQGYSEPDVRDDLSGEDVARKLLILARSAGLRVERSDVEVESLVPDEAKHVPVTLVAEALAAADAAWAERAAEAERAGQRLRYVAELRAEGDGARLSVGARAVPAESPLGRLSEADNLVEIATDRYAVSPLVVQGPGAGAEVTAAGVLADVLAVARAVR
- the metX gene encoding homoserine O-acetyltransferase MetX produces the protein MPSAGRVSAPPAAGELRSVRLGPFTTEAGVRLPDVTVAFRTWGALDAAASNAAVVCHALTGDSDAAAWWPGLVGSGRLVDPERQFVVCANALGSCYGTTGPGTLDADGRRFGSRFPSVTIRDQARLHARLLNHLGVREVALAVGASMGGMQALELALVDREAGPDRVRRLVLVGMGAQHGAWQIGISEAQRMAIRADPRWQGGDFPADSPPEAGLAAARAMAMTTYRSAELYAERFGRTPHEPRFEPTDPRFAVESYLRYQGAKLAGRFDAGAYVRLTEAMDTHDVGRGGQRVDAATALGRLRADALCVGISSDVLYPPAETRALADLVPAGRYAELDSPFGHDAFLVDFDALDALVRPFLADTGFLAA
- a CDS encoding O-acetylhomoserine aminocarboxypropyltransferase/cysteine synthase family protein; amino-acid sequence: MSDRPLHFDTLQLHAGQTPDPTTNARAVPIYQTTSYTFNDASHAAKLFGLEEFGNIYTRIMNPTTDVFEQRIAALEGGAAALAVASGQAAHTLVFTTIAQAGDNIVASSKLYGGTYNLLKVSLKRLGIETRFVEGDDDSPEAYKALADENTKAFFAETLGNPDLTVPDFRGLADAAHEVGVPLVVDSTFGAGGYFVRPIDHGVDIVTHSATKWIGGHGTSIGGVIVDSGNFDWRNGKFPLFTEPNEAYHGLVFSDVFNPDSDFGNIAFIIRARVEALRDFGPALSPFNAFQLLQGVETLSLRAQRHAENANKLAAWLDAHDAVEWVWHPSLEGHHSHERAKHYFREGTFGAVLSFGIRGGKEAGQAFIEGVELASHLANVGDAKTLVIHPASTTHQQLSDREQRESGVTPELVRVSVGLEHIDDILADFEQAFAKTLVTA
- a CDS encoding acyl-CoA dehydrogenase family protein, which encodes MSTTLIDDALVERLSKKLDVETVLRFLDAMPEEKLAKLLSATAGGNGASKKTRGPKPPPEDFYEVFERSLTDDQQHIRKTVRRFMVEQVEPVANDYWERAEMPFDLVDPLAATLREALGENPAQRYCTDPVAAGLVGLEIPRVDPSLGTFLGVSWGLCMVSIWMFGSDEQKERWIGPLERMEAFGSWALTEPAHGSDASLGLETTATRDGDTWTLNGAKKWSGNATFADVTVIWAKSTHEGEVKGFLVEKGTPGFHVEKLQGKIAKRAVQNVDIRLENVEVPEANRLPGVDSFRDVSAQLGTARAGVAWEACGMAMGLYEQTHRYCTERVQFGKPIASFQLVQEGLVRMLGNAVALQAFILALAATYDDPKQLHARASLAKVFCVDKMRESASIGRGLLGGNGILLEHHVARLFADAEAVYSYEGSREMNVLITGRAVTGLSAFV
- a CDS encoding phosphotransferase family protein — encoded protein: MPALDQPTDVRVPLDRDALAAWLRDTLGADGDLDVRQFPSGFSNLTYLVTVGDREIVLRRPPPGANVTDGHDMGREATILGALHGHVPVPEPLGYEETGDVLGAPFYVMERVEGVILRTTDDPIDAGAMTRVADAFVRTFAGLHAVDLEEVGLAHFGKPEGYVRRQVEGWRRRYETAKTDAIPDLDAAFVWLDANQPGESGAALIHNDYKYDNLVLDPARLEEPADGVTEAEGGGLVRAILDWELATVGDPLMDLGSTLGYWVEQGDSPALKALALSPTWWPGNPTRDDLVARYAEATGRDVGDAVVYYVYGLVKLAVIAQQIYARWTAGHAKDPRFEHLIHTVRACGDAAVRAVDRGRLSNLYD
- a CDS encoding SDR family NAD(P)-dependent oxidoreductase, whose product is MPDPRFEDTVAVVTGAASGIGRETALQFAREGARVVVADVNEGGGAETVRLVAEAGGAAVFERCDVSDAGEVAALVDGAVEHWGRIDAMINNAGVGGLRAPTADYPDHDWEKTLAVNAGGVFYGTKHALRHMVPAGRGSVVNVASVAGIAGFAGSVAYCASKHAAVGVTRAAALEVARTGVTVNAVCPVFTDTPMVDDIKTYDPKLGDTLERRIPVGRLGTVAEIAAAILYLCGPDARFLTGLALPLDGGITAA